A section of the Corvus hawaiiensis isolate bCorHaw1 chromosome 14, bCorHaw1.pri.cur, whole genome shotgun sequence genome encodes:
- the RADX gene encoding RPA-related protein RADX → MTAGTRGRRHRQCPGPRLSPGSGGQDAVMQDPTPELAEESQAAASAEGGGASCLQRVFEEVQGSSQLSAAPAEPPAVTVVAVERYLAQAPPAAPHQYWYDVTLADGARRHRCHLAPRLNGLVQRARLRAGTRLRLTRCSYRYDEKRLNRGFLCLEGLERAGGTATAAAGTLPDGHRPLQPLRGDNRHYLPLWNNEDPYGDVWVPDRPPAQVDVDVSKLTNLGHLEMTWRSRVHFHPLLVRILHKSRLRYYGKPEKKMDMPYQAYFEVADGSGMMSMVLWNSLCPEWYHSMKVGTVLLLDKYTIKTSYPFKTHPTPGDSQMKRFATIEISLNVRDPPTEISIIPEEMVKPEWGLPEVKYRFITRSELDDLPNNHSCDVIGLVTFVGRAERARKREHSEDFWLYRWAHAIDGTSDQPFILELFATSQPDVFEHIHPMTYLVCTQMRVIQDLTENPSRTVYLTTSNESQIFITGWHKGQPYTKDAKVKNFIQWMKSQSEADQIKKTVIGGYYPFPRPPDSFLKYCKNNEVESILKPIGEIGKEIEDLHYREHKRIAVQGIISAIRYISCRDAAEEAPGGELVQQDTSQSLGSSSVSKEDCVDKGKNEEVKSFLGPPCTPGEHQHQALLSKGSSVKRKTPHRFSRDAEQGGTSVSPVSSYPYFTRTVRRKLGLDEYQHGHTVQDKSGQAVSDSLRYCTDQEGVSDIPETEETGRTCDSWQSDLWAQVKDKLMNYFHHSKIFPESIPCKFDYVHKDLLMQQYNLHAAVHQPTEARTDKNISEFKSANGLGYYEVTVLGINHDIAIDVAFLPLFCPDNPHLFQLEDVQNDTLLSCMSCITARQQKATSSGRLRDTFPLSDEIVKAAKELDGKHVICILDICHLGDDKVEVFLSKIYKTVEPGVLDPV, encoded by the exons ATGACAGCGGGAACCCGCGGCCGCCGCCACCGGCAGTGCCCAGGGCCGCGGCTCTCGCCCGGGAGTGGCGGCCAGGACGCTGTCATGCAGGACCCTACCCCGGAACTCGCCGAAGAGAGCCAGGCGGCGGCCTCTGCGGAGGGCGGCGGGGCCTCCTGTCTGCAGAGGGTGTTTGAGGAGGTGCAGGGCTCCTCGCAACTGAGCGCAGCGCCCGCGGAGCCACCGGCCGTGACggtggtggcggtggagcggTACCTGGCGCAggcgccgcccgccgccccccacCAATATTGGTACGACGTGACGCTCGCGGACGGCGCGCGCCGGCACCGCTGCCACCTCGCGCCGCGCCTCAACGGGCTTGTGCAGCGCGCGCGTCTGCGGGCGGGCACGCGCCTCCGCCTCACGCGCTGCTCGTACCGCTACGACGAGAAGCGCCTGAACCGCGGCTTCCTctgcctggaggggctggagcgggcggggggcaccgccaccgccgccgcggGTACCCTGCCTGACGGGCACCgcccgctccagcccctccgcGGGGACAACAGGCACTACCTGCCGCTCTGGAACAACGAGGATCCCTATGGAGACGTATGGGTGCCGGACAGGCCCCCGGCGCAGGTGGATGTGGACG TCTCCAAACTGACTAATCTTGGTCATCTGGAAATGACATGGAGAAGCAGAGTGCATTTCCATCCACTTCTTGTGAGAATCCTGCACAAATCTAGACTAAGGTACTAtggaaaaccagagaaaaaaatggatatGCCTTATCAG gcCTACTTTGAAGTTGCTGATGGTTCAGGCATGATGTCAATGGTTTTGTGGAATTCATTGTGTCCTGAGTGGTATCACAGTATGAAGGTTGGCACAGTGCTCCTCCTTGACAAGTATACCATCAAAACCAGTTACCCGTTTAAAACACACCCCACCCCAGGGGATTCACAGATGAAGAGATTTGCTACAATTG aaATTAGCCTTAATGTTCGAGATCCTCCTACTGAAATAAGTATTATTCCAGAAGAAATGGTTAAGCCAGAGTGGGGATTGCCTGAAGTTAAATATCGGTTTATCACAAG GTCAGAACTGGATGACTTACCAAACAATCATTCCTGTGATGTTATTGGTCTTGTGACGTTTGTAGGAAGGGCTGAGCGAGCCAGAAAAAGAG AACACAGTGAAGACTTCTGGCTCTATCGTTGGGCACATGCCATTGATGGGACCTCAGACCAACCATTCATACTGGAATTGTTTGCAACTTCTCAGCCAGATGTGTTTGAGCATATTCATCCAA tgacaTACTTGGTGTGTACACAGATGAGGGTGATCCAGGACCTCACTGAGAATCCTTCCAGGACAGTTTACCTTACGACTTCAAATGAAAGTCAAATATTCATTACAG ggtGGCACAAGGGCCAGCCATACACCAAGGATGCCAAAGTGAAAAACTTCATTCAGTGGATGAAATCGCAAAGTGAAGCTGatcaaataaagaaaactgtCATCGGTGGCTATTACCCTTTTCCACGACCTCCTGATAGCTTTTTGAAATACTGTAAAAACAATGAAG ttgAATCAATTTTGAAACCCATAGGTGAAATAGGGAAAGAGATTGAAGACCTGCACTACAGAGAACACAAGCGAATTGCTGTTCAGGGAATAATTAGTGCCATAAGATACATAAGCTGTAGAGATGCAGCTGAAGAAGCCCCAGGAGGGGAACTTGTCCAG CAAGATACTTCTCAATCTCTTGGAAGTTCTTCTGTGTCCAAAGAAGACTGTGTtgacaagggaaaaaatgaagaagttaAGTCTTTCCTGGGGCCACCCTGCACTCCTGGGGAACATCAGCACCAAGCTCTGCTGTCAAAGGGGAGTTCAGTCAAGAGAAAGACACCACACAGATTCAGTAGAGATGCAGAACA GGGAGGTACATCTGTTAGTCCTGTATCATCTTACCCCTATTTTACGCGGACTGTAAGAAGAAAACTTGG CTTGGATGAATATCAACATGGACATACTGTGCAAGATAAAAGTGGACAGGCTGTGTCAGACAGTTTGCGGTACTGCACAG ACCAAGAAGGAGTGAGTGATATACCTGAAACTGAAGAGACTGGAAGAACTTGTGATTCCTGGCAGAGTGACCTGTGGGCACAAGTGAAAGACAAgttaatgaattattttcatCACAGCAAAATTTTCCCAGAAAGTATCCCATGTAAATTTGATTATGTGCACAAAGACTTACTTATGCAACAGTACAACCTTCATGCAGCAGTGCACCAGCCAACAGAAGCCAGGACAGATAAAAACATCAGTGAGTTTAAAAGTGCTAATGGCCTTGGGTATTACGAAGTGACAGTTCTGG GTATAAACCATGACATAGCAATAGATGttgcttttcttccactgtTTTGCCCTGACAATCCCCACTTATTTCAACTAGAAGACGTTCAGAATGATACATTATTGTCTTGTATGAGTTGTATCACTGCACGCCAGCAGAAGGCTACTAGCAGTGGGAGGCTTCGTGACACATTTCCTCTTTCAG ATGAAATTGTAAAAGCAGCGAAGGAACTCGATGGCAAACATGTTATCTGCATCTTGGACATCTGTCACTTGGGTGATGATAAGGTGGAAGTCTTTCTGAGCAAAATCTACAAGACAGTGGAACCGGGTGTACTGGATCCAGTGTAA